The DNA region CCTCGCCCCTGCTTCGTCGCCTGATTTCAGTCGCGCCAGGACCTCCAAGCCAATCTCGTCCGGGTCTTCGCCGTCCGCCAGCGCCTTATACTGCCCGTCTTCTTTCACCACGAAAATCACCCTGCTGGGCTGACCGGGAAGGAGCAGTTGCACGCGATACCCGGTGGCGTCGTCTCCGGTTGCGGTGACCTGCACGACCGACAACGTGACATCCGCGATGAGAAAGCTCGGCATGTCTTGTCGGCGGGTCATCACTCGCAAACTGCGCAGGGAATCATCGAATTTCTTCCGGCCTTCTTCGACCCGACGCTTGCCCAGGGCAAGGCGGCTCTCAAAGCGAAGGCTGTCTTCGTATTTGGGTGTACCCAATAAGAGAAACGCGAACACTTGCTTGACAAACCCTTCCAGCGTATCCGACGTCAAGGAAATGTCATCGGCCCGACGTATCTTCCGCAAGAACTCGGCCCGAGCGAGCAGTTGGGCTGCATTGGGATTTCCCCGCGCGCCAGCAGCCAAGATTTCTGCAGCCGCCTCATAAAGGCGGAGCCTCAGCAGAGTCTCGCCTGCGGCGAGCTGTACCTGCCGACGGGCTGCTTCCTCGGGGACGATGCGCGCGGATTCTGTCAGTGCCGCCGCCGCGCCGCGTTGCGCCGCCGCGGCCACGATCTGCAGTCCCTGTCGATTGGCGGTGGCAGGAAGCGCCGCGGCACGCACTTCGAGCTGATGAAAACGCTCCGCCCACAACAAAGCGACGAGCAGATTGTCAGTCATGCCGGATTCTTCGAGTTTGTCGCCCAATGACAAGTATTCGCGGATGGCTTCTTGCACTTTCGCCTTGTCTGCGTAGCGCTCGCCGCTTGCACCGTGTTCCAGCAGTATGGCCAGGTCGGCGGTGAAGCTCGTGACGGACGGGTCCAGCTCGCGCGCCTTGCGGTATGCGGCGAGGGAGCCTTCGAAGTCGAAGCCCTTGCGAAAGCGGCGCCCGACCAGGTCGTGCAGCAGAATCCAGGCCAGCGTCTCCTGCGCGCGTGCGGATTTGGGCTCGATACTGATGGCGCGCCGAGCCTCTTCTCTGGCACCGTCACCGAGGCCAGCCACTAATAGGGCACGAGCCTGTTGCATGTGGTGAAGCGCTTCTTTTGGATGCAAGGCCATCAGTGTCCGGAACTCCTCCAGGGCCTCACGAACCCGACCGGCCTCCAGGTGAGTCCAGCCAATTTGCTCGTAAAGGACGCTAGGAACCTGAGCCTTGTTCAGCTCCTTAATGGCGGCGCGCAAAGCCTCGGCTTCCTGGGGCGTGTAACGCCGCTTCACGGTGTCGAAGCGCAGGCGGGCTGTGACCACTTCATCAGGCCCGGCCAGGAATTCACGCGTGAGCTTGGCGGGACCGAGCTGCTGGGTACCATTCTTGGGGAGCGAACGCACGCGGAACCCGGGCGGTGGGATGACGCGGTAGTGCCACTCGTTGGCGAACGCCTCCGGAAGAAGGAAATCGTGCTGGCGGTGCTTCTTCTGCGGCGCGATAGCCGGCTGACCTTCGGATTCCGTGGGCTTCTCGTTTTCCGGTTCTTCAAAAAAGAAATCCGGCAGCCGATTCAGCAGGCCCTCGAGTCGAATGGCCACGACCGCAATGCTGAAATCCGTGCTACCACGCTTGGCCTGCTCCAGCTCCAGCTTCAGACGGAAGGGCACGGAGAGATCGCGAGCCGGTGACGCCTCGTAGTGCGCGACCCTTTCCGAGAGATACGCGGACTTTGCATATTCTTGCAGATTTTCGCGGATATCCTTCTCGGCCGTGCTTCCGTAATAGGAACGATAGCTGCGCTCCGCCGAGCCATTGACTTCCGTAGTTTCCGTTACACGGGCGGAACCATATTCCGCGAGATGAAACTCGCGGGTTTCCACAACTTGGTTTGCGGATGAAGGCAATTCGGGAACGCGAACGAGTCCCGTCGTCTCCACGCCTGCCACCAGTGCCGACCGCCCCTGGTTGCCGGAGGGAATGTCGGTGAGGCGGGAGAACTCGTCGGTGACCTCAACCCAATAGTCCGTCGGGCCGGGAAGATAGACGATCGCGTGGTTGAAGTTCATGCCCGGCAGTTCTGGATCCGTATCCTGTCCAAAACCGGAATTTAGGAGGGCCACGTAGGCCGGGATGTGCGCCTCCCGAAGCAGGGCTACAAAGAAAGCAGCCTTGTCCTTGCAGTCGCCGTACTTGCGCTGGAGGGTCTCGGCCGGTGTTCGCGGCACCAGAGCGGCCTCGCCGAATTCGACTCCAGTGTAGCGAATCTCCCGGTGCAGGTAGGCCAGCAGCGCCGCGGCCCTTTCCTCGCGAGTCGCTCTGCCGCGTGTAGCCGCCTCGACCGCGCTGTGCAGCGCCGCACCCTGGACCTGGCGGTTCACGATCCTGTCATAGGCGGCAGCTATCTCCTGCCATGAAGGCCCGGTGGAAAACGCTACGCGCGGATCTTCGGCAACGTCACCGGGCAGGTTCCTTTCCGACTCTGAAGAAGGCTCGCGTATGCCTTCCTCGAACACGTACCGAACCCGTCCGCCGGACTCACTTTTGCTGGTCACGAGTTGTGGGGCGGCCTGAACGCGATATCGCAGGGGCAGAGAGACTGGCGCATCGATGATCAACCGACTCTTCCTCACCGGGACCCGCCAGCCGAGATAAACGTTGTAGACAGTGCCGGGGGCAAAGAAGGGAACCGTTTCTCGGGTGACGGCTTCGATTTCGACCACCGACCCTGCGGCTACGGCGGGCAACGGTCCCCGCAGAATTCGCCGATCGTCATATACCTGCGGAGAATCGCCCTTGACGGGGGCATCATCCAGTGTCTGAGGGTCCATCCAGTGAACGGCCCCATCGCCAGAGATGACCCGGGCGCGAATCACCGGTCGTTCCTGATGCCAGGGTTCGTAATACCCTCCGACAGAGTCCCAGCTCTCCACCGCACCTTGGTCGAGAATGCGGTAAAGGTTATGACGCCGGTGAAGCAATCGACCTTCCGGGTCGAACTCGTACTCTTCTTCGTCGAGCAAAACGACGGCATCGATATCCGCAGCGACAGGAATCGCAGCCGCCGAGCGGAGGACGGCAGCGGGATCACCGCTAAACGCAGCGCCGTCCCAGGGGTCGGATGGCTCCGAAGCGAATGCGCAAAGGACGCCGAGGAGCCAACAACATGTGAAGGTGACGGCGCTGTGGAAAAACTGTCGTCGCAACAAGACAACCTCACAGTACTTCGAAGCGTTCCCAGGGAAGAAAGAAATCTAGTCCACGTCGCGGCACCGTTGCAAGGTGTACTAGGTGGCTAGCCTTGCGTTGTCCGGTTGCTGGAAGCAGTGATAGATTGCCGGGGCGATGGCGCGACTCTTTGCCGGCACATCGGGCTGGTCGTATCCGAGCTGGAAGCCCGATTTCTATCCGGCCAAGCTGCCGTCGAAGAAGTTCCTGGAGTATTACGCCACCCGCTTGAATTCGGTGGAGCTGAACGTCACCTTCCGCCGCTTTGCCACCGCCTCCATGCAGCAGGGCTGGATCGCGGTGACTCCGGCGGACTTCTGTTTCACCGTCAAGGC from Terriglobales bacterium includes:
- a CDS encoding DUF3857 domain-containing protein, whose amino-acid sequence is MLRRQFFHSAVTFTCCWLLGVLCAFASEPSDPWDGAAFSGDPAAVLRSAAAIPVAADIDAVVLLDEEEYEFDPEGRLLHRRHNLYRILDQGAVESWDSVGGYYEPWHQERPVIRARVISGDGAVHWMDPQTLDDAPVKGDSPQVYDDRRILRGPLPAVAAGSVVEIEAVTRETVPFFAPGTVYNVYLGWRVPVRKSRLIIDAPVSLPLRYRVQAAPQLVTSKSESGGRVRYVFEEGIREPSSESERNLPGDVAEDPRVAFSTGPSWQEIAAAYDRIVNRQVQGAALHSAVEAATRGRATREERAAALLAYLHREIRYTGVEFGEAALVPRTPAETLQRKYGDCKDKAAFFVALLREAHIPAYVALLNSGFGQDTDPELPGMNFNHAIVYLPGPTDYWVEVTDEFSRLTDIPSGNQGRSALVAGVETTGLVRVPELPSSANQVVETREFHLAEYGSARVTETTEVNGSAERSYRSYYGSTAEKDIRENLQEYAKSAYLSERVAHYEASPARDLSVPFRLKLELEQAKRGSTDFSIAVVAIRLEGLLNRLPDFFFEEPENEKPTESEGQPAIAPQKKHRQHDFLLPEAFANEWHYRVIPPPGFRVRSLPKNGTQQLGPAKLTREFLAGPDEVVTARLRFDTVKRRYTPQEAEALRAAIKELNKAQVPSVLYEQIGWTHLEAGRVREALEEFRTLMALHPKEALHHMQQARALLVAGLGDGAREEARRAISIEPKSARAQETLAWILLHDLVGRRFRKGFDFEGSLAAYRKARELDPSVTSFTADLAILLEHGASGERYADKAKVQEAIREYLSLGDKLEESGMTDNLLVALLWAERFHQLEVRAAALPATANRQGLQIVAAAAQRGAAAALTESARIVPEEAARRQVQLAAGETLLRLRLYEAAAEILAAGARGNPNAAQLLARAEFLRKIRRADDISLTSDTLEGFVKQVFAFLLLGTPKYEDSLRFESRLALGKRRVEEGRKKFDDSLRSLRVMTRRQDMPSFLIADVTLSVVQVTATGDDATGYRVQLLLPGQPSRVIFVVKEDGQYKALADGEDPDEIGLEVLARLKSGDEAGARTWLDWAREEQPLKGGDDALSGPVFPRFWTRSQQAGVETMRYAAAALLASGWDADLAIPIIVEGREKAKSNAERLNFDLALASAHAKLEKYDELLPVARRLLTASPTSDTAFTLAAQALVHLGLWQDLEKTAQDRLGRLPDDLVAMRVLTDSAEMRGEPAKAIPYHQRILAASKATAEDFNRGAWNALLVGSVTEGTVEWARNATQMTQNNNYASLHTLASLYAELGKTTEAREVLLQAMDIVGFDEPQPPDWYVLGRIAEQYGVAGTAIAAYERVKPAEKSVYEKVSSHFLAQRRLQVLRKQAIRPAGSL